TTTCTTGACTCTTACTCCTGATTTATGGTTCGATCTCAACCCTTCAAATGGCGACATTTTCAAGCAGAAATTATCTTACTTAACGTGCGTTGGTATTGCCGTTATCCCATTAGCTACAGGAATTTGGAGGAAATGATGCTAAAGAGAGGACTTGAAGTTGACCATAGCACCATTAATCGTTGGGTACTTGATTATGCCCCAGAATTAGAGCGGCGTTGTCGCCCTCATCTCAAGTCTACTAATGATTCTTGGCGTGTGGACGAGACTTATGTGAAGGTCAAGA
Above is a window of Coleofasciculaceae cyanobacterium DNA encoding:
- a CDS encoding IS6 family transposase, yielding MVRSQPFKWRHFQAEIILLNVRWYCRYPISYRNLEEMMLKRGLEVDHSTINRWVLDYAPELERRCRPHLKSTNDSWRVDETYVKVK